From Solanum lycopersicum chromosome 4, SLM_r2.1:
ACATTATCAAAGTTGTCTGTGCTAATGAGTCATCTCTGCATAAACCGTGATGATTCAAGATGACACAAACATATCAGTTCATCCTATGACTTAGTTGGAAGTAAAGATACAATATGAGACGTTTCCAGCTCCCCTTTCATACTTGATATTCTTCATTTGAAAAGCCAAATGAATGTTGCCAGCAAAAATCAGCTATACATAATGAGTAAAGATGGAAAAAGTACTGTATGCAATTATAATTCGTAGACACTTAAGAAAAAGAGAGTATAGTTGCAGTGATGGACGTATAATAGTGCAAAACAGTCCAGAAAAAGAAGTAATGAATGTACAATAACCAGCAAATAGTAACAAAAACCACAGTTAGTAACACTACTGCACCAAAATAATCGTAGTTGAAGTACAAGAAATAACAGATAGTAATAGAAATCGAAGAACAAGAAACTACAAGGATCATTTAGTATAAGCTTTTCACTAGCTTCCTATGAACTTAAATTCCAACTACTTAGATGATAAGTACATGCGTAAATATCTCTTCTATGAGATAATGGTAATcagtgaatttttaaaaaaattgaaccatAAGAAAGATTCATTTTCAGAATCAAACGCCATTCTTTGCTGTGCTTGTTGGAGATGCAATAGGGAGATCTTAACTTAGTAATACTAGTTTTAGCGTCCAAGAATAATAAATCGCcgatgagagagagagagagaataaaTGAATAGGCTACTATACCACCATTATATGGTGTAGTATTCATATCATTTCCGACTGCagatagttaattaattttggaAAGAGGGTACCGAAACTTGAAAATGGGGTCCAATAACACAATGAAAATAGAGGGGCAAAAGAATATGTCAAAAGGAGGACCGACTTAGTTTACCTGAATACCCATATCCTGAGACCAGCCGCTATTAGCTCATGGTAGATGGGAAGCATTGATAAAGGAGAATCGTCCCAGTAGTCTCCGACTATATCACTGGAAACCGAAAAAATCCAATTAGAAGTTATCAACAAGTTTGAAGATAGGAAACTTGAAACTTCAATAGTTTTTTCAACAGACCTGCATGTTTTCCAAGGATAGGCAATCTTAGTTACATTAGCATGGAATGCCTTTTGTACCTCTGGGAGATTAAAATAAACATCAGAGTACCTCTCGGTACAAGGATCATATGCTCTGGACATCCATGGCTACATTTTTGAAACAGGAAGAGAAGTTTAAAAACTTGAACGCCCACGTATTAAATTGAGGACTTCTGGACTACCATAAGGACATAAATATCAACATTAGATGTACAATACTAAACGGTGAAGTCCagaatgatttaaaaaaattcacacttaaaTAGGTTTggaaacaacaacaaataacaatATACCCAGTGTAGTCTCATATAGAAATAGGTGTGGTAACAATCTTAACAAATAGAAATCTGACACACTTTAGCAAAATAAGATAAGAGGATTACTAGTTAGGAAGGAGATTTAAGGGAAATTGATGATACTTCAAATACTCTCAATCGAGAAACTACATTGAAGAGGCACTCCTCCGGGAGAGTTCACTAAGCTAAATGAAGCTTTCTTTGTAAGTCCTAAAATCACAGATAGACCGtctgaagaaaaataaaagataatatacCTGCTAAAGTTATAGTTTCCATTTACATAGCAGTGTCTCACTAAAAaggaatattattttattttattttttgatgacaaggaaacccgcagccgctaccctttgggtgtGCACAGGGTAAAAAtcccgctcctatgcaatagctcgcaaaccacataggagaggtaacccgtTATTCACTACATGATAAAGATACTTTAATTCTTGcggctctctctctctctctctcatacACGAACATGACCAAACAAgaatttcaaatgaaaatacaAGCACCTAGATAATAAACATTCAGTGCCTCTGAACATTGAAAATGCAATCTTCCTGGGGTAACTTAACTGTTGAAGGATACCAGCATAAAACACTGATCCACTGAGAAAGGGGACATTTCTTTGCTAGATGCATTTTTGACAAAGGATTAAGaacttcaaaattttccacaaggtgaaaaagaaaagatagttATGTTTTTGAATCTTTGATGGATGTAAGATTTTGGTAAAGCTAACAACTTGCCATGTCAGGCACCAGAAAGACAGTTCTACTTCTGATTAAGATGTCAATTCTAAGTATCCACACTTTCAACATATTGTCTAAAACTCCAAatctttcacataaaaaaattttaagcatGCAGTAATGTTTGTCAGGTCCTTTTAGCAAACTAAAGTTTTGAAAGTGTGCAATTATCACAAGTAGTTCATCTCATTACTCTTTAACGACTTTCACTGAATATTCTACAATAACCTACATGTGTCATCTATAAGTTGAGTGAGAAGAGAGCATAAAAAGTAAAGACTCACATAATGACCCCTTAGGTTGCGGTGAAGTGCATTAGTACTGGCACAAGGACGAGTATATATGCTATATGGGTCAATATTTCCCTGCTCATGATCTGCAAGAAGAAGAGCTTTGGTACAATCAGTGGAAGGATGTTCAGACGATCCTGTGTCACATGTTATCTGGAGAAGCTTGTATGTAGAATCCGAAATCAAGCCATGAGTCCACCAGTACTCGAACGTGCCAACATAGTCATGGTAATCATCGGTAACAGCATTTCCAACCTAAAAAGATCAGAACTTGATATTGACTCGGTAATATTGCATTAAACACTCAAAAACGCCAACTACTACTAGTAGCCTATTACCATAAAGCCCTTGAAATTTATAATTGGGTTCTTGATTCCCTTGTTCCTCTGGTAGACAAGTTGAGATAGCTGCGGAACATAATGCCCTGAACATGTGGAAGAAAAATGGAATTAGTATCTTATTATATAACAAAGATAGATACTAGTAATTAGTGTGTTATAACATACTTGCATAACTTtatttgtcaaaagaaaaaacatacctGCATAACTTTCTCCAGCAATGTAAAATTCTCTATGCTTGTACTGAGGAAACCTTTCAAACCACTTGATAACAAACTGGTAGGTATCTTCAGCTACAAATTGGAAGGCCAGGGTTCAGCATTTCATCTTAAACAACATAATCAtttccattaaaaaaaaaccGTTTCGTACATTGGATTAACTtcttgagaaaataaaaattgagacAAGGTTCAAGTTTGTAAAAGTGGTTTtgaccaattttatttttaaaaaaatccactAACAAAGTTTCAACTCTTTTTCAAGTTAAATGCATATCCAAACACAACTCGATGTccaaatatctttttttcaagttaaatgCATATACGAACACAACTCGATTTCCAAATAtcctttttcaactttttttcaagctagATGCATATCCAAACACAACTCAATTTCCAAATACTTTTTTCGCAAGTTGTATGCATTTCCAAGCACAACTcaatttccaaatattctttTCAACTTTTTCCAAATACTACTTTTTAAATATCAGGTTTTTACGTCCAAACGCCTACCATGAATCTTCAAGATTCTCACATCAAAAGCACACAACATAATGACTAACATTCAATTACTCAATCATCCTTACCTGTTCTTTGATCACCAGCATCATACAAATCTGAGGTAGTATTTGTATAAGAAAAACCAACTCCAGCTGGTGATTCAAGAAAAAGCAAATTCGCCACTGCCAACAACACAATTCCATTATTAAAGACAAGAAAACCAAACattattcaaaacaaaaaaaatcattttaaaacaaacaCACATACAGTTGTTCCATGAGTAAGGATTCAAGTAAAGTGTCTTCCCATCAGCATTAATATGAAACGGGCCGATTTCTTCAGCAGCTCCATAAGCTACAGAAGAACATCCTGGCCCTCCATtaagccacaaaacaagtggCCTTTTCTCAGGATTACGAGTCGATGGTGATTCAATCAACCAGTAAAACAATGCCCTTCCAGCTTGCTGATTTACAGTTACATAACCTGAATACTGACTAAATTGTACATTTTCTGGTTGCCCAGGCAAATAAGTAATTCTATCATTTTCTTGTTCTACATTATAGAAAGAATAACAACTACCCACAAACAAAAATGACAAGAACATCACATAACACAGAGAATTCTCCATGAATCTGTACACACTGAAAACAAATCAAACACAAAGATTGgatttttttcaagaattatGTACAGTTAGTCCAAGATATTGAACATTTATCACATGGGGCAAAACAATACAGtgaaaaaacacaaaaacaacaaaaatcccAACTTTTTGTGGGATTTTCAAGAAACAAGGAGACAAGTACTATGGGGGCAAAATGAGAATGACCCAGATAATATAAACTAAAGAATACCCAAATGCACAGATCTCTAAATAAATTCTGAAATTATATAgtatatagtaataataagtAAGAGATTTGATCCAAGATTTCTACTAATTAGTGAAAGTTGACATTTTTATCAACCCAAATTAATCGCCCGCCTTCTTCCAATACAAGATAAGAGTATTTTTTATACATCTAACTACTAAAAATATCTgtcttttgtcatttttgattTCTTGTTTATCGTTCAATGTTCACATTGAAATTCAATTCATGTTCTTTTTAATACAACTCACTCGAAATAACTAATTTTACCATACAAATATTCTTTAAAACTAATTATGTACAAACTTAAATCAAGACATATCTAgtgtaagaaaaaaatagttacaTTCATTGCATCACATTGTTTTAATGTGGTGTATCTTTTgtcatattcacattcacaCAATGATTGACGGGTTTCGTcatagtaattattatttttgtaggAATTATCTAAATAGACAAATATAACTCGTGAAAATATAAGGTTGGTTTAAATTCGTATCAGCAAATCATTCTTTAACCAAATCTAACATAGTAACACCTCCATACTCAGGCTTAAGTGGA
This genomic window contains:
- the LOC101250880 gene encoding serine carboxypeptidase-like 27, with product MENSLCYVMFLSFLFVGSCYSFYNVEQENDRITYLPGQPENVQFSQYSGYVTVNQQAGRALFYWLIESPSTRNPEKRPLVLWLNGGPGCSSVAYGAAEEIGPFHINADGKTLYLNPYSWNNLANLLFLESPAGVGFSYTNTTSDLYDAGDQRTAEDTYQFVIKWFERFPQYKHREFYIAGESYAGHYVPQLSQLVYQRNKGIKNPIINFKGFMVGNAVTDDYHDYVGTFEYWWTHGLISDSTYKLLQITCDTGSSEHPSTDCTKALLLADHEQGNIDPYSIYTRPCASTNALHRNLRGHYPWMSRAYDPCTERYSDVYFNLPEVQKAFHANVTKIAYPWKTCSDIVGDYWDDSPLSMLPIYHELIAAGLRIWVFSGDTDSVVPLTATRYSIDALKLPTITNWYPWYDNKKVGGWSQIYKGLTLVTITGAGHEVPLHRPRQAFILFRSFLENKPMPS